One Nitrospina watsonii DNA segment encodes these proteins:
- a CDS encoding M14 family metallopeptidase: MKSRILNKYQQVLDRVEAAVNPPAGLIPLGTLDQGNIRYPLVKVTLGMGNAKRVLISAGIHGDEPAGVEALCAFLERKLYAPFLHKWEMHILPCINPTGYEIGTRENHAGEDLNRQFKLDRPNVEVACVQSVFETGPFDLDLELHEDVDSPGYYLYQKDLSPTLSDLGRRILDAVEPVMPLDGSEEIEDMPADRGLLARLKPPDEMEWWPMALYAYKMQCRHMFTMETSCQFPMKQRVEAHLKAVETALSEFPGKPETV; this comes from the coding sequence ATGAAATCCCGAATCCTGAATAAATACCAGCAGGTGCTCGACCGCGTCGAAGCGGCGGTGAATCCACCGGCGGGCCTGATTCCTTTAGGCACGCTCGATCAGGGAAATATCCGATACCCTCTGGTCAAAGTGACGCTGGGAATGGGCAATGCGAAGCGCGTCTTGATTTCTGCCGGCATCCACGGAGACGAGCCTGCCGGAGTCGAGGCGCTGTGCGCCTTTTTGGAACGCAAACTGTACGCGCCGTTTCTCCACAAATGGGAAATGCACATCCTGCCCTGCATCAACCCCACCGGTTACGAAATCGGCACGCGGGAAAACCACGCTGGCGAAGACCTCAACCGGCAGTTCAAGCTGGATCGACCCAATGTCGAAGTCGCCTGTGTGCAATCGGTGTTCGAAACCGGCCCCTTCGATCTCGACCTGGAATTGCATGAGGATGTGGACAGCCCCGGCTACTACCTCTACCAGAAAGACCTTTCACCCACCCTCTCGGATCTGGGACGGCGTATTCTGGATGCGGTCGAGCCCGTCATGCCTCTCGACGGCAGCGAAGAAATCGAAGACATGCCCGCCGACCGGGGTCTGCTTGCCCGCCTGAAACCACCGGACGAAATGGAGTGGTGGCCTATGGCCCTGTATGCTTACAAGATGCAGTGCCGCCATATGTTCACGATGGAAACGTCCTGCCAGTTTCCCATGAAGCAACGCGTGGAAGCCCATCTGAAAGCAGTGGAGACCGCCTTGAGCGAGTTTCCCGGCAAACCGGAAACGGTTTGA
- the nth gene encoding endonuclease III — protein MDRKTAGRLFQKLSRRFPEARSELQYDTRFQLLVAVILSAQATDISVNAATRTLFPECPTPEAMLKAGEKVLLRHIRRIGLAPTKAKNVIKTCRILLEQYGGEVPEDRDALESLPGVGRKTANVVLNEGFGHPTIAVDTHVFRLSNRTGLAPSKNTVETENRLLEIIPEKWKMNAHRYLIMQGRYVCKAKNYNCSECVIVKECEFHDKHFEAAAPVKSKS, from the coding sequence TTGGATCGCAAGACCGCAGGCAGACTGTTTCAAAAGTTGAGTCGCCGGTTCCCCGAAGCCCGCTCGGAATTGCAGTACGACACGCGGTTTCAATTGCTGGTGGCGGTCATCCTGAGCGCGCAGGCCACGGACATTTCGGTGAACGCCGCCACCCGCACCTTGTTTCCGGAGTGCCCCACCCCGGAGGCGATGTTGAAAGCCGGGGAAAAAGTGCTGCTGCGTCACATCCGCCGCATTGGCCTCGCCCCCACTAAAGCAAAAAATGTAATCAAGACCTGCCGCATTCTGCTCGAACAGTATGGCGGGGAAGTTCCGGAGGACCGCGACGCACTGGAGAGCTTGCCCGGTGTCGGCCGTAAGACCGCCAACGTGGTGCTGAACGAGGGCTTCGGGCACCCCACCATCGCCGTCGATACGCATGTGTTCCGCCTGTCCAACCGCACGGGACTCGCGCCCAGCAAGAACACGGTCGAGACGGAGAACCGGCTCCTGGAGATCATCCCGGAGAAATGGAAAATGAATGCGCACCGCTACCTCATCATGCAGGGGCGTTATGTCTGCAAAGCGAAAAACTACAACTGCTCTGAGTGCGTCATCGTCAAGGAATGCGAGTTTCATGACAAACACTTTGAAGCGGCTGCGCCGGTGAAATCCAAATCATGA
- a CDS encoding formylglycine-generating enzyme family protein produces the protein MKTLSILIVLISSFFISAIPVLAENPPEGMVRIPTGCFMMGTDNVYEYEVGRKNERERPVHKVCIDAFYLDKTEATQAEYEKSMGKNPSYYPGENLPVEHINYKEAQEYCRLQGKRLPTEAEWEYAARAGGPDDYPWGSEIDGDYVWYDVNSSRKPHPVGSKKPNAWGVYDMLGSVYEWVSDWYSDHYYEVSPRDNPKGPEERQSWRVIRGGSWVDEPGKIRVTVRYRGDSDGTYHFLVGVRCARDIEPSP, from the coding sequence ATGAAAACGCTCTCTATTCTTATCGTTCTAATTTCCTCATTCTTTATATCTGCGATCCCGGTCCTGGCTGAAAATCCTCCTGAAGGCATGGTGCGGATTCCCACCGGCTGCTTCATGATGGGAACCGATAACGTGTACGAATACGAAGTCGGACGCAAAAACGAACGGGAACGGCCTGTACACAAGGTCTGTATCGACGCCTTTTACCTCGATAAAACCGAGGCCACCCAGGCGGAATACGAAAAGAGCATGGGCAAAAATCCCTCCTATTATCCGGGGGAAAACCTGCCTGTCGAGCATATCAATTACAAGGAAGCTCAAGAGTATTGCCGGTTGCAGGGCAAACGCCTGCCGACGGAAGCGGAATGGGAATATGCGGCCCGCGCCGGAGGGCCCGATGACTACCCCTGGGGATCGGAGATCGATGGCGACTACGTCTGGTATGACGTCAATTCAAGCCGTAAGCCCCATCCCGTCGGTTCCAAAAAACCGAATGCATGGGGCGTGTATGACATGCTGGGCAGTGTCTATGAATGGGTCAGCGACTGGTATTCCGATCACTATTACGAAGTCAGCCCCCGGGACAATCCCAAGGGGCCCGAAGAGCGTCAGAGTTGGCGGGTCATCCGCGGCGGATCCTGGGTGGACGAACCCGGAAAAATCCGGGTGACGGTGCGTTACCGTGGAGACTCCGACGGCACTTATCACTTTCTGGTGGGAGTCCGTTGCGCCCGGGATATCGAGCCGTCCCCATAA
- the carB gene encoding carbamoyl-phosphate synthase large subunit: protein MPKRTDLKRILIIGAGPIIIGQACEFDYSGTQACKALKEEGYEVILLNSNPATIMTDREFAHRTYIEPVTPEVVERIIAKERPDALLPTMGGQTGLNTALAAAERGVLDRYEVEMIGANVQTINKAEDRNLFKSAMEKIGLKSAPSGFAGSLNEAWDIVEGTGFPAIIRPSFTLGGTGGGVAETEAEFEALVRRGLDASPTHTVLIEKSLMGWKEYELEVMRDVRDNVVIVCSIENLDPMGIHTGDSITVAPAQTLTDKEYQIMRNAAIDIIREIGVETGGSNIQFATDPKTGEMIVIEMNPRVSRSSALASKATGFPIAKIAAKLAVGYTLDEIQNDITRETPASFEPTLDYCVVKIPRFTFEKFFKTPPLLTTQMKSVGEAMSIGRTFKEALQKALRSLEIGICGLEETFESKQELLHERITDHGELKKMLTLPHWDRLWHVGSALRRGISIEEIHSLTGIDPWFLHNLQEIVQFEKTLQALKSVEAIDEPTLRHAKQLGFSDLYLAKLLRCKEGDISHKRNVMNLYPVYKRVDTCGAEFEAHTPYLYSTYEEECEASPTQKKKIMILGGGPNRIGQGIEFDYCCVHAAFALKEDGYETIMVNCNPETVSTDYDTSDRLYFEPLTFEDVMNIIRVEKPDGVIVQFGGQTPLKLAVSLAKAGVPIIGTSPDNIDRAEDRQRFKDVLDKLGLKQPQNGTATSFTGAKQIADSIGYPVVVRPSYVLGGRAMEIVYTQQSLDRYMTHAVKASPEHPILIDDFLENATEVDVDAISDGADVVIGGVMEHIEEAGIHSGDSACSLPPFSIQAEIIKEIKIQTKALARELGVIGLLNIQFAIKDKDIYVLEVNPRASRTVPFVSKAIGIPLAKLAARVMAGKSLAELKFTEEPVVPHIAVKESVFPFIKFQEVDVLLGPEMKSTGEVMGIDTSFGKAFAKSQIATGIPLPAEGTVFVSVKDADKPATLEVVRRLAEQGYRLLATRGTAKYLQERGFEVTSINKVKEGSPHIVDAIENGEVNFVINTTFGEQEVKDSFSLRRASLVKNLPYCTTVAGAYALVGALKSIRESSIDICSLQEYWQNQEQRSQ from the coding sequence ATGCCAAAACGAACCGATCTGAAACGAATATTGATTATTGGCGCAGGGCCTATCATCATCGGGCAGGCCTGCGAATTTGACTATTCCGGCACCCAGGCATGCAAGGCGTTGAAGGAGGAAGGCTACGAAGTCATCCTGCTCAACAGCAATCCGGCGACCATCATGACCGACCGTGAGTTCGCCCACCGCACTTATATCGAGCCGGTCACGCCGGAGGTGGTGGAACGCATCATCGCCAAGGAGCGGCCCGACGCCCTGCTGCCGACGATGGGCGGTCAGACGGGGCTCAACACCGCGCTGGCAGCAGCCGAACGCGGGGTGCTCGACCGCTATGAGGTGGAGATGATCGGCGCCAACGTGCAGACCATCAATAAAGCCGAAGACCGTAATCTTTTCAAAAGCGCGATGGAAAAGATCGGCTTGAAGTCGGCACCCAGCGGCTTTGCCGGCTCTCTCAATGAAGCCTGGGACATCGTTGAAGGCACAGGATTCCCCGCCATCATCCGCCCGTCGTTCACGCTGGGAGGAACGGGAGGCGGTGTCGCGGAAACGGAAGCCGAGTTCGAAGCACTGGTCCGGCGCGGACTCGACGCCAGCCCCACACATACAGTGCTCATTGAAAAATCCCTGATGGGGTGGAAGGAATACGAACTGGAAGTCATGCGCGATGTGCGTGACAACGTGGTGATCGTCTGTTCCATCGAAAACCTCGATCCGATGGGCATTCACACCGGTGACAGCATCACCGTTGCCCCGGCGCAAACCTTGACCGACAAGGAATACCAGATCATGCGCAACGCCGCCATCGACATCATCCGCGAGATTGGCGTGGAAACCGGCGGCTCCAACATCCAGTTTGCCACCGATCCAAAGACCGGCGAGATGATCGTCATCGAAATGAATCCGCGTGTGTCGCGCAGCTCGGCGCTGGCCTCCAAAGCCACCGGCTTTCCCATCGCCAAGATTGCGGCGAAGCTCGCTGTCGGGTACACCCTCGACGAAATCCAGAACGACATCACCCGCGAAACCCCGGCCTCGTTCGAGCCGACGCTCGATTACTGCGTCGTCAAGATCCCGCGTTTCACTTTTGAAAAGTTCTTCAAGACCCCTCCCCTGTTGACGACGCAGATGAAATCGGTCGGCGAGGCCATGTCCATCGGCCGCACGTTCAAGGAAGCATTGCAGAAAGCGCTGCGCTCACTGGAAATCGGCATCTGCGGATTGGAAGAGACGTTCGAATCGAAACAGGAATTGCTTCACGAGCGCATCACCGATCACGGCGAACTGAAAAAGATGCTGACGCTGCCGCACTGGGACCGGCTGTGGCATGTGGGGTCGGCGCTGCGTCGCGGCATTTCCATCGAAGAAATCCACTCGCTGACGGGCATCGATCCCTGGTTCCTGCATAACCTGCAGGAGATCGTGCAGTTCGAAAAGACCTTGCAGGCCCTGAAAAGTGTGGAGGCTATAGACGAGCCGACGCTGCGCCATGCCAAACAACTCGGGTTTTCCGATCTGTATCTGGCCAAATTGCTGCGTTGCAAGGAAGGGGACATTTCGCACAAACGCAACGTCATGAATCTGTATCCGGTTTATAAACGCGTCGATACCTGCGGCGCCGAGTTCGAAGCCCACACGCCTTATCTCTATTCCACTTACGAGGAGGAATGTGAGGCCAGCCCGACCCAAAAGAAGAAAATCATGATCCTGGGTGGTGGGCCAAACCGCATCGGCCAGGGCATAGAGTTTGACTACTGCTGCGTTCATGCCGCCTTCGCCCTGAAAGAAGACGGATATGAAACCATCATGGTCAACTGCAATCCGGAGACCGTGAGCACCGATTACGACACCTCCGACCGCCTGTACTTCGAACCGTTGACTTTTGAAGACGTGATGAACATCATCCGCGTCGAAAAGCCGGATGGAGTCATCGTCCAGTTCGGCGGCCAGACTCCGTTGAAGCTGGCGGTGTCTTTGGCCAAGGCGGGTGTGCCGATCATCGGCACCAGCCCGGACAATATCGACCGTGCCGAGGACCGCCAGCGATTCAAAGACGTGCTCGACAAACTGGGGTTGAAGCAGCCACAGAACGGCACCGCCACCTCCTTTACCGGAGCGAAACAAATCGCCGACAGCATCGGCTACCCTGTGGTGGTGCGCCCGTCCTACGTGCTGGGCGGCCGCGCCATGGAAATCGTGTACACGCAGCAGTCATTGGATCGGTACATGACCCACGCCGTAAAAGCTTCGCCGGAACATCCGATTTTGATCGACGATTTTCTGGAGAACGCCACTGAAGTGGATGTGGATGCCATCTCCGACGGCGCCGACGTTGTCATCGGCGGCGTGATGGAACACATCGAAGAGGCGGGCATCCATTCCGGAGACAGCGCCTGTTCGCTGCCGCCGTTTTCCATTCAGGCGGAGATCATCAAAGAAATCAAAATCCAGACCAAAGCACTGGCGCGTGAGTTGGGGGTCATCGGCCTCCTCAACATCCAGTTCGCCATCAAGGATAAAGACATCTATGTGCTGGAGGTCAACCCGCGCGCCTCGCGCACCGTTCCCTTTGTCAGCAAGGCCATCGGCATTCCGCTGGCCAAACTGGCCGCACGGGTGATGGCGGGCAAATCGCTGGCAGAACTGAAATTCACCGAGGAGCCGGTGGTGCCGCATATCGCGGTCAAGGAATCGGTGTTCCCATTCATCAAGTTTCAGGAAGTGGACGTGTTGCTGGGACCGGAGATGAAATCCACCGGCGAGGTCATGGGCATCGACACCAGCTTCGGCAAGGCGTTCGCCAAGTCGCAGATTGCAACCGGTATCCCGTTGCCGGCGGAAGGCACCGTGTTCGTCAGCGTCAAGGATGCGGACAAACCGGCTACGCTTGAAGTGGTGCGACGGCTGGCCGAACAGGGGTACCGCCTGCTGGCGACGCGAGGCACCGCGAAATACTTACAAGAACGAGGATTCGAAGTGACGTCGATCAATAAGGTGAAAGAAGGATCGCCTCACATTGTCGATGCGATTGAGAACGGCGAGGTGAATTTTGTTATCAACACCACATTCGGTGAGCAGGAAGTGAAAGATTCCTTTTCCCTGCGCCGCGCATCGCTGGTCAAAAACCTGCCCTACTGCACCACCGTTGCCGGTGCCTATGCGCTGGTCGGCGCTTTGAAATCCATCCGGGAATCGTCGATCGACATCTGTTCCCTGCAGGAGTACTGGCAAAATCAGGAACAACGCAGTCAGTGA
- the carA gene encoding glutamine-hydrolyzing carbamoyl-phosphate synthase small subunit, with amino-acid sequence MEALLALEDGRLFRGRMFGAEKEVTAEIVFNTSMAGYQEVLTDPSYCGQMVVMTYPLIGNYGVNPEDYESERPYLSAFIIKELSGIPSNWRSTETLDAFMKRHDIVGLQGLDTRALTRHIREKGAQRAVISAAVSNPDALIEKARQAPHMEGRDLVREVTCQQPYIWEEGDWDLRTGYSRFETHAGQKNYSVVAMDLGIKYNILRKLTQAGCRVTVVPATISAEDILKFKPDGVFLSNGPGDPAAVTYAVETVRTLVGKVPIFGICLGHQILNLALGGSTYKLRFGHHGGNQPVMDADSRKVEITSQNHGFAVDATTTQPDVEIISLNLNDQTVEGIRHKTLPVFSVQYHPEAAPGPQDSAHLFQRFVEMMKSAQ; translated from the coding sequence ATGGAAGCTCTCCTCGCATTGGAAGACGGCCGCCTGTTTCGGGGCCGTATGTTCGGCGCCGAAAAGGAAGTCACCGCCGAAATTGTGTTCAACACCAGCATGGCGGGATACCAGGAAGTGCTGACCGACCCCTCCTACTGCGGCCAGATGGTGGTCATGACCTATCCTCTCATCGGCAACTACGGCGTCAATCCCGAGGACTACGAATCGGAACGACCGTACCTCTCTGCCTTCATCATCAAGGAACTGAGCGGCATTCCCAGCAACTGGCGCTCGACGGAAACGCTCGACGCCTTCATGAAACGTCACGACATCGTCGGCTTGCAGGGACTCGACACGCGCGCCCTCACCCGTCACATCCGCGAAAAGGGCGCCCAGCGGGCGGTGATTTCCGCCGCTGTCTCGAATCCCGACGCGTTGATCGAAAAAGCCCGGCAGGCGCCACACATGGAAGGCCGCGATCTGGTCCGGGAGGTCACCTGCCAGCAACCGTACATCTGGGAAGAAGGCGACTGGGATCTGCGCACCGGTTACTCGCGTTTCGAAACGCACGCCGGGCAAAAAAATTATTCCGTTGTGGCGATGGATCTCGGCATCAAGTACAACATCCTGCGCAAACTGACGCAGGCCGGCTGCCGGGTGACGGTGGTCCCGGCCACCATCTCCGCCGAAGACATTCTTAAATTCAAACCCGACGGCGTGTTCCTCAGCAACGGCCCCGGCGATCCCGCGGCGGTGACGTATGCCGTCGAGACCGTGCGCACGTTGGTCGGCAAGGTACCCATCTTCGGCATCTGTCTGGGCCATCAGATTTTAAACCTGGCGCTCGGCGGCAGCACCTACAAGCTGCGCTTCGGCCACCACGGCGGCAACCAGCCGGTCATGGATGCGGACAGCCGCAAGGTGGAAATCACCTCGCAGAACCACGGCTTTGCGGTGGACGCCACCACCACGCAACCGGACGTGGAAATCATTTCCCTCAATTTAAACGATCAAACCGTCGAGGGCATTCGCCATAAGACGTTGCCGGTGTTTTCGGTGCAGTACCATCCGGAAGCTGCGCCGGGACCGCAGGACTCGGCTCACCTGTTCCAACGGTTTGTCGAAATGATGAAAAGCGCTCAATGA
- a CDS encoding dihydroorotase, which produces MKLLIKNGRVIDPANQRDGQFDVLVEKGRILKVAPQGKLAPAETEGAKEIDATGCVVTPGFLDMHVHFREPGFEYKETIQTGCESAAAGGFTTVAMMPNTNPVNDTRSVTEFMISQARAHAVINALPIAAITQGLKGEALTDMGDLKDAGAVALSDDGRPVMSNQLMRRAFEYSRMFDLMLIQHSEILDLTKGGCMHEGSISTELGLGGMPHEAEDIMVYRDIALLEKTGGRLHVAHISSGNAVELVRRAKQQGLPVTTEVAPHHFMLTDAAVRGYDTNTKMSPPLRSDRDIELIKEGLRDGTIDMIATDHAPHDVVDKQLEYSHACFGVVGLETALPLSLKLVDENILTLPQMVEKLTSRPAEVFRLDKGTLKEGRDADITIFDPQAEYTVDVMKFKSKSKNSPFHGWQVKGKVMHTIYRGKVVYSNPS; this is translated from the coding sequence ATGAAACTGCTCATTAAAAACGGGCGGGTCATCGATCCCGCCAACCAGCGCGACGGCCAGTTTGATGTGCTGGTCGAGAAAGGCCGCATCCTGAAAGTTGCGCCACAGGGCAAGCTCGCACCCGCCGAAACCGAAGGCGCAAAAGAGATCGACGCCACAGGCTGCGTGGTCACGCCGGGTTTTCTCGACATGCACGTGCATTTCCGCGAACCCGGTTTCGAGTACAAGGAAACCATCCAGACCGGCTGCGAGTCCGCCGCGGCGGGCGGCTTCACCACCGTCGCCATGATGCCCAATACCAACCCGGTGAACGACACGCGTTCCGTCACCGAGTTCATGATCTCTCAGGCGCGCGCGCATGCCGTCATCAATGCCCTGCCCATCGCCGCCATCACGCAGGGCCTCAAGGGGGAAGCCTTGACGGACATGGGCGATTTGAAAGACGCCGGGGCCGTCGCTCTTTCCGACGACGGCCGTCCCGTCATGAGCAACCAGTTGATGCGCCGCGCCTTCGAATACAGCCGTATGTTCGACCTCATGCTCATTCAGCACAGCGAGATCCTCGATCTCACCAAGGGCGGCTGCATGCACGAAGGCTCCATCTCGACCGAGCTGGGGCTGGGCGGCATGCCGCACGAGGCGGAGGACATCATGGTGTACCGCGACATCGCCCTGCTGGAAAAAACCGGAGGCCGTCTGCACGTCGCACACATCAGCAGTGGCAATGCCGTCGAGCTGGTGCGGCGTGCCAAACAGCAGGGACTGCCTGTAACCACCGAGGTCGCTCCACATCATTTCATGTTGACCGATGCCGCCGTGCGGGGATATGACACCAATACCAAGATGAGTCCGCCGCTGCGATCCGATCGCGACATCGAACTCATCAAGGAAGGTCTTAGAGACGGCACCATCGACATGATCGCCACCGACCACGCCCCGCACGACGTGGTGGACAAGCAATTGGAATATTCACACGCCTGCTTTGGAGTCGTGGGGCTGGAAACCGCCCTGCCGCTGAGCCTGAAACTGGTCGATGAAAACATCCTGACACTGCCGCAAATGGTGGAGAAACTGACGTCGCGGCCAGCGGAAGTATTCCGGCTGGACAAGGGCACATTGAAGGAAGGCAGGGATGCGGACATCACCATTTTCGATCCGCAAGCCGAGTACACGGTCGATGTCATGAAATTCAAATCGAAAAGTAAAAACTCGCCCTTTCACGGCTGGCAGGTGAAAGGTAAAGTCATGCACACGATCTACCGGGGCAAGGTTGTCTATTCCAACCCGTCCTGA
- a CDS encoding aspartate carbamoyltransferase catalytic subunit, with product MTGLSCKHILGTEPLTAEDIQLILDTAESFREVSTRPIKKVPTLRGRTVINLFFEPSTRTRTSFEIAGKRMSADVINISGSTSSTVKGESLLDTAYNLEAMSPDILIVRHSESGVPHMIASHIKTPVINAGDGQHEHPSQALLDLLTIRQRVKKLDGLKVLIVGDIAHSRVARSNIHAMLKCGMQVTLVGPPTMIPVGIEQLGVRVSYNLADAVEDADVIMMLRIQMERQKQHLFSSIREYANLYCLTQDKLKKARKDVLIMHPGPVNRGVEIALDVMESRHSVILHQVNNGVAVRMALMFLILGGGDETAH from the coding sequence ATGACGGGATTGAGTTGCAAACACATTCTCGGCACCGAACCGCTGACGGCGGAGGACATCCAGTTGATCCTCGACACCGCCGAATCGTTCCGCGAGGTGTCAACGCGTCCGATCAAAAAAGTGCCGACGCTGCGCGGCCGCACCGTCATCAACCTGTTCTTCGAACCCAGCACGCGCACCCGCACCTCGTTTGAAATTGCGGGCAAACGCATGAGCGCCGACGTCATCAACATTTCCGGTTCCACCAGCAGCACGGTGAAAGGCGAAAGCCTGCTCGACACGGCTTACAATCTGGAGGCAATGAGTCCCGACATCCTGATCGTGCGTCATTCGGAGTCGGGCGTGCCGCACATGATCGCGTCGCACATCAAGACCCCGGTCATCAACGCCGGCGACGGCCAGCACGAGCATCCCTCGCAGGCGCTGCTCGATCTGCTCACCATCCGCCAGCGTGTGAAGAAGCTGGACGGATTGAAGGTGCTGATCGTCGGCGACATCGCGCACAGCCGCGTGGCGCGGTCCAACATCCACGCCATGCTGAAATGTGGCATGCAGGTGACGCTGGTGGGCCCACCCACCATGATACCGGTTGGCATCGAGCAGTTGGGTGTGCGCGTGTCGTACAACCTGGCCGATGCCGTGGAGGATGCGGACGTCATCATGATGCTGCGTATTCAGATGGAGCGCCAGAAACAGCATTTGTTTTCCAGCATTCGCGAATACGCGAATCTGTATTGCCTGACCCAGGACAAACTCAAGAAAGCCAGAAAGGATGTTTTGATCATGCACCCCGGTCCCGTCAACCGCGGCGTGGAAATCGCGCTCGACGTCATGGAAAGCCGCCATTCGGTCATCCTGCATCAGGTCAACAACGGCGTCGCCGTGCGCATGGCGCTGATGTTTCTCATTCTGGGAGGCGGCGATGAAACTGCTCATTAA
- the pyrR gene encoding bifunctional pyr operon transcriptional regulator/uracil phosphoribosyltransferase PyrR, with product MNTTTLNADDIQRAITRIAHEILEKNKGIRDLALVGIRTRGVTFAERLQAKIEEIEKTKVDLGILDITLYRDDIGTSNQKPELKRTAIDFPIETRKIILCDDVLFTGRTIRAAIDALMDFGRPSLVQLAVLIDRGHRELPFRPDYVGKNIPTSRDMRVQVKLKEIDGQDQVVVLNKDE from the coding sequence ATGAACACGACCACCCTCAACGCCGATGACATCCAGCGAGCCATCACCCGCATCGCCCACGAAATCCTTGAAAAGAACAAAGGCATCCGCGACCTCGCCCTGGTCGGCATCCGCACGCGCGGCGTGACCTTTGCCGAGCGCCTGCAAGCGAAGATCGAGGAAATCGAAAAGACGAAGGTGGACCTCGGCATCCTCGACATCACTCTGTACCGGGACGACATCGGCACCTCCAACCAGAAGCCGGAACTCAAGCGCACCGCCATTGATTTTCCCATCGAGACCCGCAAGATCATATTGTGCGATGACGTCCTGTTCACCGGGCGCACCATCCGCGCCGCCATCGACGCGCTCATGGATTTCGGCCGGCCCTCGCTGGTGCAACTGGCGGTGCTCATCGACCGCGGGCACCGCGAGCTGCCGTTTCGCCCGGACTACGTCGGCAAGAACATCCCGACATCGCGCGACATGCGGGTGCAGGTCAAGTTGAAGGAAATTGACGGGCAGGACCAGGTGGTGGTCCTGAACAAGGATGAATAA
- a CDS encoding cob(I)yrinic acid a,c-diamide adenosyltransferase has translation MVRITKVYTKQGDRGETSLVGGVKVPKDHPRVRAYGTVDELNSLVGLVRSTLDQIPAAEERNRVDASLASIQQWLFDLGSELATDPQSGKGTGIAIGEQQVTWLESWMDVMNRDLKPLESFVLPGGRLPLAFLHQCRTVCRRAEREIITLSREGEIAPQVVPFINRLSDTFFVLGRWLAQVCGEDEILWNPGATTPPEWK, from the coding sequence TTGGTTCGGATCACGAAAGTGTACACAAAGCAGGGCGACCGCGGCGAAACCTCGCTGGTCGGCGGCGTCAAGGTGCCGAAGGACCATCCCCGCGTGCGCGCTTACGGCACGGTGGACGAGCTCAACAGCCTGGTCGGATTGGTGCGCAGCACCCTCGATCAAATCCCCGCCGCCGAAGAGCGGAACCGGGTGGATGCCTCGTTGGCGTCGATCCAGCAATGGCTGTTCGACCTGGGCAGCGAACTGGCCACCGATCCCCAATCCGGGAAAGGGACGGGCATTGCCATCGGCGAACAGCAGGTGACGTGGCTGGAATCCTGGATGGATGTCATGAACCGCGACCTGAAACCACTCGAAAGTTTTGTGCTGCCGGGGGGACGTCTGCCGTTGGCGTTTCTGCACCAGTGCCGCACCGTTTGCCGCCGCGCCGAACGTGAGATCATCACGCTCAGCCGGGAAGGGGAGATCGCGCCGCAGGTCGTGCCTTTTATCAACCGCCTGTCCGACACGTTTTTCGTGCTGGGCCGCTGGCTGGCCCAGGTTTGCGGCGAGGATGAAATTCTGTGGAATCCGGGAGCCACCACGCCGCCGGAATGGAAGTGA
- a CDS encoding 2Fe-2S iron-sulfur cluster-binding protein, translated as MAKVVFQPDNVTHECEDGMSLIDICEEVEVSLSFGCTEGTCGVCELTVLEGRENLSKITEEEKDYLYEEDLEGGMRLGCQVKVRKGDIVLSWKGNRAK; from the coding sequence ATGGCAAAGGTGGTATTTCAACCGGACAACGTCACGCACGAATGCGAGGACGGCATGTCCTTGATCGATATATGCGAGGAAGTGGAAGTATCCCTTTCCTTCGGTTGCACCGAGGGCACCTGCGGGGTGTGTGAGCTGACGGTTTTGGAAGGCCGCGAAAACCTGTCGAAGATCACGGAAGAGGAAAAAGACTACCTTTATGAGGAAGACCTGGAGGGCGGCATGCGCCTGGGTTGCCAGGTGAAGGTGCGCAAGGGAGACATCGTTCTCTCCTGGAAGGGCAACCGCGCCAAATAA